One window of the Pseudalkalibacillus berkeleyi genome contains the following:
- a CDS encoding deoxynucleoside kinase: protein MSIHEKYNIPKNAVITVAGTVGVGKSTMTKAIANKLSFETSMEKVDTNPYLDKFYHDFERWSFHLQIYFLAERFKEQKRMFEQGGGFVQDRSIYEDTGIFAKMHYDKGTMTNIDYETYTSLFEAMVMTPFFPHPDVLIYIEGSLQDIIDRIQVRGRPMEQQTPTAYWKEMHGRYENWINNFTTCPVLKININDYDLIQNPESVEPILKKIGETINGNRNLQHV, encoded by the coding sequence ATGAGCATCCATGAGAAATACAACATTCCAAAAAACGCTGTCATAACGGTTGCCGGAACAGTAGGTGTCGGTAAATCCACAATGACAAAGGCGATTGCTAATAAGCTCTCATTCGAAACCTCAATGGAAAAAGTCGATACAAATCCTTACTTGGACAAGTTCTATCATGATTTCGAACGTTGGAGCTTTCATTTACAAATCTATTTCCTTGCAGAACGTTTTAAAGAACAAAAGCGTATGTTTGAGCAAGGTGGAGGGTTTGTACAAGATCGATCCATTTATGAAGATACAGGCATTTTTGCGAAAATGCATTATGATAAAGGGACGATGACAAATATTGACTATGAAACCTATACAAGTCTTTTCGAGGCGATGGTCATGACACCGTTCTTCCCTCATCCAGATGTATTAATTTACATTGAAGGAAGTCTGCAGGACATCATTGACCGTATTCAAGTTCGTGGACGTCCGATGGAACAGCAAACGCCTACTGCCTATTGGAAAGAAATGCACGGCCGCTATGAAAATTGGATTAACAACTTTACAACATGTCCAGTACTCAAGATCAACATTAATGATTACGACTTGATTCAAAATCCCGAATCAGTGGAACCAATTTTGAAAAAGATTGGTGAAACGATCAACGGTAATCGAAACCTACAGCACGTGTAA
- a CDS encoding transporter substrate-binding domain-containing protein translates to MKRNLSERETMNIRQLGSEAFFNTPSLVTDSGSLITSRLDEILDKGIIRVGTSGDYKPFTYLNPHTSQFEGFDIDVAHLLADQLGVKVQFVQTTWSSLMDDLTSDRFDIAMGGVSRNLERQKIAHLTQPYFRDCKAPLVRREDKLKYQCVSDIDQPSVRIGLNPGGTNERFVRKNIKHANVIVVDQNLSIPEMVATGEVDVMITDHIEAVYHSNLDHRLYPGYVNEKFAKSEKVYMVHRGDLDYQNWIALWHEEMHLSGEMDRLKEKWGLQEVLLEKSI, encoded by the coding sequence ATGAAAAGAAATCTTTCTGAACGTGAAACCATGAATATTCGACAATTAGGGAGTGAGGCTTTTTTTAACACCCCTTCACTTGTGACAGACTCAGGATCGTTGATCACTTCACGGTTGGATGAAATTCTCGATAAAGGCATCATACGTGTTGGAACGTCGGGTGATTACAAGCCATTTACGTATTTAAATCCGCATACCAGTCAGTTCGAAGGCTTTGATATAGATGTTGCCCATTTATTAGCAGATCAACTTGGGGTAAAAGTACAGTTTGTCCAAACGACATGGTCGAGTTTAATGGATGATCTCACGTCGGATCGTTTTGATATTGCAATGGGTGGGGTAAGTCGAAATCTTGAACGGCAGAAAATCGCGCATCTGACCCAACCTTATTTCAGAGACTGCAAAGCACCGTTAGTACGCCGTGAGGACAAGCTTAAATATCAATGCGTATCAGATATTGATCAACCTTCCGTTCGTATTGGTCTAAATCCTGGGGGTACGAATGAACGTTTTGTCCGAAAGAACATCAAGCATGCGAATGTCATCGTAGTGGATCAAAATTTATCAATCCCCGAAATGGTTGCTACTGGAGAAGTTGATGTGATGATTACAGACCATATTGAAGCGGTTTATCATTCCAATCTGGACCATCGATTGTATCCTGGATATGTGAATGAAAAGTTCGCAAAAAGTGAGAAAGTTTATATGGTCCATAGAGGAGATCTTGATTATCAAAATTGGATTGCGCTTTGGCATGAAGAAATGCATTTATCCGGAGAAATGGATCGACTTAAAGAGAAGTGGGGACTACAAGAGGTTCTGCTAGAGAAAAGTATATAA
- a CDS encoding prephenate dehydrogenase — protein MNRRVLLIGVGLIGGSLALAIKKEHDATIIGYDLNEEECKLAKTLQVIDDYSIHLREEAEQADLIVFATPVEETLRLIEALNSFTLKPNVIITDVGSTKGNILKKAEPLQQKGVTFIGGHPMAGSHKSGVGSAKGHLFENAFYIFTLLPKTPNEKVVELKGWLKGTKANFQMMEADEHDLVTGVISHFPHVMAASLVRQVQDQAEKNDLIHRLAAGGFKDITRIASSSPSMWRDIIQHNQENILYLMDEWMIEMNEVRDLVAKGDRDRIYDYFSGAKQYRDAMPEGSKGAIRSFYDLYVDVLDQAGVISHITTILAEGNISITNIRIIEAREDVYGVLRISFRTDEDREKAKKIIEQHQYETYKA, from the coding sequence GTGAACAGACGTGTGTTACTCATAGGGGTTGGTTTAATCGGCGGATCCCTTGCATTAGCGATCAAAAAAGAACATGATGCCACAATCATCGGATATGACTTGAATGAGGAAGAGTGCAAGTTAGCAAAAACACTACAAGTGATTGATGATTATTCTATCCATTTACGTGAAGAAGCGGAACAGGCAGATTTAATCGTATTTGCTACACCTGTAGAGGAGACACTGCGATTAATAGAAGCCTTAAATAGCTTTACATTGAAGCCGAATGTCATCATAACAGACGTTGGAAGTACGAAAGGCAATATCTTAAAAAAAGCAGAACCTTTACAGCAAAAAGGGGTTACTTTTATCGGCGGTCATCCGATGGCAGGCTCACATAAATCAGGTGTCGGTAGTGCTAAGGGTCATTTATTTGAAAATGCCTTTTATATATTCACTTTACTACCAAAGACGCCAAATGAAAAAGTAGTTGAACTGAAAGGCTGGTTAAAGGGAACGAAAGCAAATTTTCAGATGATGGAAGCGGATGAGCATGATCTCGTTACGGGTGTAATTAGTCATTTTCCGCATGTAATGGCGGCAAGTCTTGTTCGACAAGTCCAAGACCAAGCAGAGAAAAATGACTTGATTCACCGCTTAGCTGCAGGTGGATTTAAAGATATTACACGCATTGCTTCAAGTAGTCCGTCAATGTGGCGGGATATCATTCAACATAATCAAGAAAATATTCTCTATCTGATGGATGAGTGGATGATTGAGATGAATGAAGTGAGAGACCTTGTCGCAAAAGGGGATCGAGATCGTATCTACGATTATTTTTCAGGAGCGAAACAATACCGTGATGCGATGCCAGAAGGATCAAAAGGTGCGATTCGTTCATTCTACGATTTATATGTTGACGTGTTAGACCAAGCTGGGGTAATCTCACACATCACAACGATACTTGCTGAAGGAAACATAAGCATTACGAATATACGGATCATTGAAGCACGCGAGGATGTCTACGGAGTTCTAAGAATTAGTTTTCGAACTGACGAAGACCGTGAGAAAGCCAAGAAAATCATTGAGCAACATCAATACGAAACGTACAAAGCTTAA
- the hisC gene encoding histidinol-phosphate transaminase: MKVKEQLLSLQAYDPGKSIDNVKKELGLTEIVNLASNENPFGCSEQISEALRSISHFAHYPDSRAEDLREKLAKQLNIEEQQLLFSSGLDEMIQIISRSLLTPESNVVMASFTFPQFRHHAVIEKSEIRAVPLKDGRHDLLSMQNEVDEKTSIVWICNPNNPTGTYVTETEIRGLLESVPDETLVVLDEAYFEYVTAEDYPDAMKLVNEYNNLLVLRTFSKGYGLAGFRIGYAIGDTTLISQFNISRLPFNTSQFAQVAARAALDDQAFIEESKNRNQEGLKQFYTFCNAYQIPYYPSQGNFIYIEPEQDLDEVFQYLIQRGYIVRPIKDGIRITVGKYEENEQVIALLKEILVDHRTIKLSS, from the coding sequence ATGAAAGTGAAAGAGCAGCTGCTATCTCTACAGGCGTATGATCCTGGAAAGTCCATTGACAATGTGAAAAAGGAACTCGGTCTTACTGAAATTGTGAACTTGGCGTCAAACGAGAACCCATTCGGTTGTTCAGAACAGATTTCAGAAGCATTACGTTCAATCTCACATTTTGCACATTATCCAGATAGTAGAGCAGAAGACTTGAGAGAGAAGCTTGCAAAACAACTGAACATTGAAGAACAACAATTGCTATTTAGTAGTGGTTTAGATGAAATGATCCAGATTATTAGTCGATCACTACTGACACCGGAATCGAATGTTGTTATGGCGTCTTTTACATTTCCACAGTTCCGTCATCATGCAGTCATTGAAAAGAGTGAAATTAGAGCGGTGCCTTTAAAAGACGGTCGACATGATCTTCTCAGTATGCAAAATGAAGTTGACGAAAAGACGAGCATCGTTTGGATCTGTAATCCGAATAATCCGACAGGAACGTATGTGACAGAAACGGAGATAAGAGGATTATTAGAATCTGTTCCAGATGAAACGCTTGTCGTCTTAGATGAAGCGTATTTCGAATACGTAACAGCTGAAGATTATCCAGACGCAATGAAACTAGTCAACGAATATAATAACTTACTCGTGTTACGGACTTTTTCAAAAGGGTATGGGCTTGCAGGTTTTCGCATCGGTTATGCGATTGGCGATACAACACTGATCAGTCAGTTCAACATTAGTAGACTTCCATTCAATACTTCACAGTTCGCCCAAGTTGCTGCTCGTGCAGCACTGGATGATCAAGCATTTATTGAAGAAAGCAAGAACCGTAACCAAGAGGGTTTAAAGCAATTTTATACGTTTTGTAATGCATACCAAATCCCATATTATCCTTCTCAAGGAAATTTTATTTATATTGAACCAGAGCAAGATCTTGATGAAGTGTTCCAATATCTCATACAGAGAGGATATATTGTCAGACCAATTAAAGATGGCATTCGAATAACAGTTGGAAAATATGAAGAAAATGAACAAGTTATTGCTTTATTAAAAGAAATTTTGGTTGATCATCGAACCATTAAATTGTCTTCATAA
- the aroC gene encoding chorismate synthase codes for MRYLTAGESHGPQLTTIIEGVPAGLTLAASHINGELARRQKGYGRGRRMQIEKDQVNILSGVRHGSTLGSPITLTVENRDFQHWRKIMGAEPIADDEEVKRQITRPRPGHADLNGAIKYGHRDMRNVLERSSARETTVRVAAGAVAKQILSELGIQVAGHVIEIGGVKANTTHSESLETLRQKAEDSPVRCLDSEAEKKMMKAIDDAKEQGDSIGGIVEVIVEGMPVGVGSYTQYDNKLDAKLAGAIMSINAFKGAEIGVGFEAAHRPGSEVHDEILWNEQDGYTRRTNNAGGFEGGMTTGMPVVVRGVMKPIPTLYKPLQSVDIDSKEPFKASIERSDSCAVPAASVVAEAVVAWELASAIVNQFGNDQMNVIKENVRRHRESARDF; via the coding sequence ATGAGGTACTTGACGGCAGGGGAGTCACACGGTCCCCAACTAACAACAATTATTGAAGGTGTTCCTGCTGGTTTAACACTAGCAGCTAGTCATATTAATGGTGAGCTTGCTCGTAGACAAAAAGGCTATGGCAGAGGACGAAGAATGCAGATTGAGAAAGATCAGGTAAATATATTAAGTGGTGTCCGTCATGGATCGACATTAGGATCACCGATTACATTGACGGTTGAAAATCGTGACTTCCAACATTGGAGAAAAATAATGGGAGCTGAACCGATTGCGGATGATGAAGAGGTAAAGCGTCAAATCACAAGACCTCGCCCGGGACATGCAGATTTGAATGGTGCAATTAAATACGGACACCGGGATATGCGGAACGTACTTGAACGTTCTTCGGCGAGAGAGACAACGGTTAGAGTAGCAGCAGGCGCAGTTGCGAAACAAATTCTTAGCGAACTAGGCATCCAAGTTGCAGGACATGTAATTGAGATTGGTGGTGTGAAAGCGAACACCACACATAGTGAGTCATTAGAAACTTTACGACAGAAAGCAGAGGATTCCCCAGTACGTTGCTTAGATTCTGAAGCCGAAAAGAAAATGATGAAAGCCATTGATGATGCTAAAGAACAGGGAGATTCAATCGGTGGAATCGTAGAAGTAATTGTTGAAGGAATGCCCGTAGGAGTTGGCAGTTACACACAGTATGACAACAAACTTGATGCAAAGTTAGCCGGTGCCATTATGAGCATCAATGCATTCAAAGGTGCGGAAATTGGCGTTGGTTTTGAAGCCGCCCATCGTCCAGGAAGTGAAGTCCATGATGAAATATTATGGAACGAACAAGATGGTTATACACGCCGAACAAACAATGCAGGTGGTTTTGAAGGCGGAATGACAACAGGAATGCCTGTCGTTGTTCGCGGCGTAATGAAACCAATCCCGACCTTATACAAACCACTACAAAGTGTAGACATAGATTCGAAGGAACCCTTTAAAGCAAGTATAGAACGATCGGATAGCTGTGCTGTACCGGCTGCGAGTGTTGTAGCAGAAGCAGTTGTTGCATGGGAACTTGCTAGTGCGATCGTCAACCAGTTTGGAAATGATCAAATGAATGTCATTAAAGAAAATGTAAGAAGGCATCGTGAATCCGCGAGAGACTTTTAG
- a CDS encoding bifunctional 3-deoxy-7-phosphoheptulonate synthase/chorismate mutase: MVSNELDVLRGEIEKVNMQILDLLNQRGSIVQQIGKVKETQGVKRFDPVRERQLLDLIAENNEGPFETSTLQHIFKTIFKASLELQKDDNRKSLLVSRKRKPENTVINVKGELIGDGNTHFVMGPCAVESYEQVREVAKSMKEQGLTLLRGGAFKPRTSPYDFQGLGFEGLQILRKVADEFNLAVVSEILNPNDLEKALDYVDVIQIGARNMQNFDLLKAAGSVNKPVLLKRGMSATIEEFMYAAEYIISSGNDQVILCERGIRTYEKATRNTLDISAVPILKKETHLPVMVDVTHSTGRKDLLVPTAQAAIAIGTDGIMAEVHPDPAVALSDSAQQMDIEEFNEFMDKVRPNQFIHS; the protein is encoded by the coding sequence ATCGTGTCTAATGAATTAGATGTTTTGCGCGGAGAAATAGAAAAAGTGAACATGCAGATCTTAGATCTACTTAACCAGCGAGGATCAATCGTGCAACAAATAGGTAAGGTAAAAGAAACGCAGGGCGTGAAACGTTTCGATCCAGTTCGTGAACGACAACTGCTTGATTTAATAGCAGAAAATAACGAAGGTCCTTTCGAAACCTCCACGCTTCAACATATTTTCAAAACCATCTTCAAGGCAAGCTTAGAATTGCAAAAGGATGATAATCGTAAATCGCTTCTAGTATCAAGAAAACGGAAGCCTGAAAATACTGTCATCAATGTGAAAGGTGAATTGATCGGCGATGGAAATACTCATTTCGTCATGGGACCATGCGCAGTTGAAAGCTATGAGCAAGTTCGTGAAGTTGCGAAATCTATGAAAGAACAAGGATTAACATTACTTCGTGGTGGGGCATTTAAACCAAGGACTTCTCCATATGACTTCCAAGGTCTTGGATTTGAAGGCTTGCAAATTTTACGAAAAGTAGCGGACGAATTCAACCTCGCCGTTGTTAGTGAAATTCTGAATCCAAATGATCTTGAAAAAGCTCTTGATTACGTTGATGTCATTCAAATTGGTGCCCGTAATATGCAAAACTTTGACTTACTGAAAGCTGCAGGATCTGTCAATAAGCCTGTACTGTTGAAACGAGGAATGTCTGCGACCATTGAGGAATTCATGTATGCTGCAGAATACATTATCTCAAGTGGAAACGACCAAGTTATTCTTTGTGAGCGAGGAATCCGTACGTACGAAAAGGCGACACGCAACACGTTAGACATTTCAGCTGTGCCTATTTTGAAAAAGGAAACGCATCTTCCTGTTATGGTAGATGTCACTCATTCAACTGGACGAAAAGATCTCCTAGTGCCTACTGCTCAAGCTGCAATTGCAATTGGTACAGATGGGATTATGGCTGAAGTACATCCTGATCCAGCAGTCGCACTATCTGATTCAGCACAACAAATGGATATTGAAGAATTCAACGAATTTATGGATAAAGTACGACCAAACCAATTCATCCATTCATAA
- the serS gene encoding serine--tRNA ligase: protein MLDLKFVREHFDEVKEKLSTRGEDISGLDQFKELDEKRRELINQTEVLKSERNSVSKQVAEFKREKKDADHLIIEMREVGEKIKAYDEELRQVEEKLQNVMLTLPNIPHESAPIGGDEEDNVVARKWGEIRAFDFEPKPHWDVATNLDIVDFERAAKVTGSRFAFYKGLGARLERALINFMMDLHEDQHGYTEVLPPYLVNRESMTGTGQLPKFEEDAFKIREEDYFLIPTAEVPVTNMHRDEILKLEDLPKAYVAFSACFRSEAGSAGRDTRGLIRHHQFNKVELVHFVKPEDSYERLETLTGHAEKVLQLLKLPYRVMSMCTGDLGFTAAKKYDIEVWIPSYETYREISSCSNFEDFQARRANIRFRREAKAKPEHVHTLNGSGLAIGRTVAALLENYQQEDGSVVIPEVLRPYMGNKSVISM, encoded by the coding sequence ATGTTAGATTTGAAATTTGTTCGAGAGCATTTTGATGAGGTGAAAGAGAAACTTTCTACGCGTGGTGAAGATATTTCTGGTTTGGATCAGTTTAAAGAGTTAGACGAAAAGCGTCGTGAGTTAATCAACCAGACAGAAGTGTTGAAAAGTGAGCGAAACAGCGTGTCCAAGCAAGTGGCTGAGTTTAAACGAGAAAAGAAAGATGCAGACCACTTAATTATTGAAATGCGTGAGGTTGGAGAGAAGATCAAAGCTTATGATGAGGAACTTCGACAAGTAGAAGAGAAGCTACAAAACGTTATGCTGACGTTACCAAATATTCCTCATGAGTCTGCTCCGATAGGCGGAGACGAAGAGGATAACGTTGTAGCTAGAAAATGGGGAGAAATTCGTGCGTTTGACTTTGAACCTAAGCCTCACTGGGATGTTGCGACTAACCTCGATATTGTGGACTTCGAAAGAGCGGCAAAGGTTACAGGTAGCCGTTTCGCGTTTTATAAGGGATTAGGAGCTCGTCTAGAGCGTGCGTTGATTAACTTTATGATGGATCTTCATGAAGATCAGCACGGATATACAGAAGTTTTACCACCGTATCTTGTAAATCGCGAGAGCATGACAGGAACAGGTCAGCTTCCTAAATTTGAAGAGGATGCTTTCAAAATTCGTGAAGAAGATTACTTCCTTATTCCGACTGCTGAGGTTCCAGTAACGAATATGCATCGTGATGAAATCTTGAAGCTTGAAGATCTTCCGAAGGCTTATGTTGCGTTCAGTGCGTGCTTCCGGTCAGAAGCTGGGTCTGCAGGGCGTGATACTCGAGGATTAATCCGTCATCACCAATTTAACAAGGTCGAGCTTGTGCACTTTGTGAAGCCTGAAGATTCTTATGAACGATTAGAAACACTAACAGGCCACGCTGAAAAAGTGTTACAACTCTTGAAGCTTCCATATCGTGTGATGAGCATGTGTACTGGTGATTTAGGTTTCACGGCTGCGAAGAAATATGACATTGAAGTATGGATTCCAAGCTATGAGACGTACCGTGAAATTTCTTCTTGTAGTAATTTTGAGGATTTCCAAGCTCGTCGTGCCAACATTCGATTCCGTCGTGAAGCGAAAGCCAAGCCTGAACATGTGCACACATTAAACGGTTCTGGACTTGCGATTGGTCGAACGGTTGCTGCGCTTTTAGAAAACTACCAACAGGAAGACGGTAGTGTTGTTATACCAGAAGTGTTACGTCCATATATGGGGAACAAAAGCGTAATCTCAATGTAG
- the pdxT gene encoding pyridoxal 5'-phosphate synthase glutaminase subunit PdxT: MVTVGILALQGAIREHARSLEASGAEVKIVKRVEDLNDIDALVVPGGESTTMRRLIDKYEMFGPLQEFAKSGKPVFGTCAGLILMAKDIIGQDVGHLEVMDIKVHRNGFGRQRESFEIPLDVKGLEGDPYIGVFIRAPYIESVSPDTEVLATFQDKIVAARQGRFLCCAFHPELTDDHRMHGYFVKMVEETKNELHNVSK; encoded by the coding sequence ATGGTCACAGTTGGAATTCTTGCCCTACAAGGCGCAATCCGCGAACATGCTCGTTCGCTTGAAGCTTCAGGAGCAGAAGTTAAAATTGTAAAACGTGTAGAGGATTTGAACGACATTGATGCACTTGTCGTCCCTGGTGGAGAAAGTACAACAATGCGTCGTTTAATCGATAAATATGAAATGTTCGGACCTTTACAGGAATTTGCGAAATCAGGAAAACCTGTATTTGGTACTTGTGCAGGCTTGATCTTGATGGCGAAGGATATTATCGGACAAGATGTCGGACATTTAGAGGTTATGGATATCAAAGTTCATCGAAATGGCTTTGGCCGTCAACGTGAAAGCTTTGAAATCCCACTGGATGTCAAAGGACTTGAAGGTGATCCCTATATCGGTGTATTCATAAGAGCACCATATATTGAATCCGTTAGTCCAGATACAGAAGTGTTGGCAACGTTCCAGGACAAAATCGTAGCAGCTAGGCAAGGTCGTTTCCTATGCTGTGCGTTTCATCCAGAATTGACAGATGACCATAGAATGCATGGATATTTTGTCAAAATGGTTGAAGAAACCAAAAACGAGTTGCATAACGTTTCAAAATAG
- the pdxS gene encoding pyridoxal 5'-phosphate synthase lyase subunit PdxS, whose translation MVQTGTDRVKRGMAEMQKGGVIMDVVNAEQAKIAEEAGAVAVMALERVPADIRAAGGVARMADPSIVEEVIGAVSIPVMAKARIGHIVEARILESLGADYIDESEVLTPADEVFHLNKRDFTVPFVCGARDLGEATRRIGEGASMLRTKGEPGTGNIVEAVRHMRLIQSQVKKIVGMSEDELMTEAKNLGAPYEILLQIKKEGRLPVVNFAAGGVASPADAALMMELGADGVFVGSGIFKSENPEKFARAIVEATTHYQDYELIAKLSKGLGTAMKGVEISSLQPSERMQDRGW comes from the coding sequence ATGGTACAAACAGGTACTGATCGCGTTAAACGCGGTATGGCAGAAATGCAAAAAGGCGGCGTCATCATGGACGTTGTAAATGCGGAACAAGCAAAAATTGCTGAAGAAGCAGGTGCGGTTGCAGTAATGGCACTAGAACGTGTCCCAGCAGATATCCGTGCAGCGGGCGGAGTCGCTCGTATGGCTGACCCTTCAATCGTTGAAGAGGTAATTGGAGCAGTTTCAATTCCTGTTATGGCGAAAGCGCGTATCGGACATATCGTTGAAGCACGTATACTTGAATCACTTGGTGCAGATTACATCGATGAAAGTGAAGTATTGACTCCTGCAGATGAAGTGTTTCACTTAAATAAACGTGATTTCACTGTACCATTTGTATGTGGTGCACGTGATCTTGGAGAAGCGACACGCCGTATTGGTGAAGGTGCTTCTATGCTTCGTACGAAAGGTGAACCAGGAACAGGTAACATTGTTGAAGCGGTTCGTCACATGCGTCTTATCCAATCTCAAGTGAAAAAGATTGTGGGCATGAGTGAAGACGAATTGATGACGGAAGCGAAGAACCTTGGCGCACCATATGAAATTCTTCTACAAATCAAAAAAGAAGGTCGTTTGCCAGTCGTAAACTTTGCTGCAGGTGGAGTAGCATCACCAGCTGATGCTGCATTAATGATGGAGCTTGGAGCAGACGGTGTATTCGTTGGATCAGGAATCTTCAAATCTGAAAATCCTGAGAAATTTGCACGTGCGATCGTTGAAGCAACGACTCATTATCAAGATTATGAATTAATCGCTAAATTGTCTAAAGGTCTTGGAACGGCTATGAAAGGTGTCGAGATTTCTTCTCTACAACCTTCTGAGCGTATGCAAGATCGCGGATGGTAA